A stretch of DNA from Cellulomonas fengjieae:
GCCGAGGGCGACCCCGTCTCGGCGTCCGACCTGAGCGCCGACGGCCACCGCACGTCCCCGCCGCCGCGGTACACCGAGGCCTCGCTGGTCAAGGCGCTCGAGGAGCGTGGCATCGGTCGACCGTCCACCTACGCGGCGACGATCTCCGTCATCCAGGACCGTGGGTACGTGACCGGCCGCGGGCAGGCGCTCGTGCCGTCGTGGCTCGCGTTCGCCGTGACGCGGCTGCTGGAGGAGAACTTCGACTGGCTGGTCGACTACGACTTCACGGCCGAGATGGAGGAGGACCTCGACGCGATCGCGGCGGGGGACAAGGACCGCGTGGCGTGGCTGTCGCGGTTCTACTTCGGCGACGGGTCGGGCGACGAGGAGGGCGAGGGCCTGCGGGACCTCGTCGCGAACCTCGGCGACATCGACGCCCGCGAGGTCAACTCGATCCCGATCGGCGACGGCATCGTGCTTCGGGTCGGCCGGTACGGGCCGTACCTGGAGGACTCCGCCGCGGAGCCCGGCGAGGACGGCAACCCGCGCCGCGCGTCCGTGCCGGAGGAGCTCGCTCCCGACGAGCTGACGGTCGAGAAGGCCCGCGAGCTGCTCGAGACGCAGCCCGAGGGTGACCAGGTGCTCGGCACCGACCCGACGACCGGAACAACGATCGTCGCGCGCAACGGCCGCTACGGCCCGTACGTGACCGAGCTCCTGCCCGAGCCGGAGATCGACCCGTCGCTGTCTGCGGCCGCCCAGAAGCGCGCCCTGGCTGCCGCTCCGAAGCCGCGGACCGCGTCGCTGTTCAAGTCGATGTCGCTGCAGTCGGTCACCCTGGACGACGCCCTGATGCTGCTGTCGCTGCCGCGCGTGGTCGGCGTCGACCCCGAGACGGGCGTCGAGATCACCGCCCAGAACGGCCGCTACGGCCCGTACCTGAAGAAGGGCACCGACTCCCGCACGCTCGCGTCGGAGGAGGCGCTGTTCACGACCACGCTCGAGGAGGCGCTGGCCATCTACGCGCAGCCGAAGCGCGGTCGCGGGGCCACTGCCGCGCCGCCGCTGCGCGAGCTCGGTGACGACCCGACCTCCGAGAAGCCGATCACGGTCAAGGAGGGGCGCTTCGGCGCCTACGTCACGGACGGGGTCACCAACCGGACCCTGCCGCGCGACCTGACGCCCGAGACGATCACGCGCGAGCAGGCCATCGAGCTGCTCGCCGAGAAGCGCCTGTCCGCTCCCGCCAAGAAGAAGGCGCCCGCCAAGCGCGCCCCTGCCAAGAAGAAGGCGACCGCCAAGAAGTAGCCGCGACGTCGGTCAGACGTCGCGGCCGAACAGCTGCTCGGCGATGAGTGCCGGTCCGGCGAGCCCGTCCAGCGCGGCGACGACGGTGCGTTCCTCCCAGCGGAAGTGGGACTCGAGGATCGCCGCCAGTCCGTCGATCTGGCCGCGCACCCGCGTCGGGTCACCGGCGGGGTTGGTGAGTACCTCGTCCAGTCGCTGCAGGATCTCCGCGACGACGGCGTGGTCGCGCGCGAGCCCGTCGAGCGTGTCCCGCAGCTCCGGGTACTGCGCCGCCAGCGCCGGGAACGCGGTCCGGTCCTCGCTCGTGTGGTGGCGGCTGATGGCGCCGCAGAACGCCGCGCAGTGCAGCCGGAGGTCCGGCGTCAGCCCGGGGCTCTCGTCCAGGCCGTCGAGAAGCCGGTCGAGCTCGTCCCGCAGGCGGTCGTGAACCTCGACGAGCTCCTGACCCCAGGCGGCGAGGCGGTCAGGGACGGGCGGCACCCGGATATCCCACAGCGTGCGGGGTGAATGTGTCAATGGGCACTGCAGAATAGCCGTCGCAATCGGGCAGGTACACGGGCTCCTGTGGAATTCCGGGGCTGTGGGCGGCTCGATGGAATGTCCTTTGCTGCGACGCGTCATTGTCGTCCCTGCTGGCTGACGCCCGCCTGCAGAGCGGGATCCCGGGGTCGGCGCCTCGAGCAGCACGCGTCGACCCGTGTAAACGCCCCTGCGCGCGGACGCCTTCTGTCGACGACCGATCGCATTCCCGGGGCACGCCCCTCGCGCCCGAATGAATGTCGGTGGTCGATGCAATGCTTGCCGAAGCAGAGACATTCCCGGTGGAGGTGAACGGTGTCGATCGACGAGGTGTCCTCAGGTGCCGGACGCACCCCCGCCCGCACCGCCGCCCGCACCCCCGCCCGCACCCCCGCCCGCTCCGCCACCCGCACCCCCGCCACCGGTTCCCAGGGCAGTGCGCGCACGCCGGAGCACGATGCTGTCGCTCGCAGTGCTGGTGCTGGTTCTGTTGGTGTGGTTGCTGACGGGGCGGACGGCGACGGCGGCGCCGATGCTCCTGGGGTCACTGGTGGTCAGGTCGCTGGCGGTGGGACGGTCGCTGGGGCGGTGGCGGCACTGGCGGCGTTGACGGCGGCGGTCGATGCGTTGGCGGCGGTGTCGGATCCGACCGTGCCGGGTGGCCGGTTGGAGGGTGCGGCGGCGGTCGACGTGGTGCGTGAGGCGTTGGCGTTGGCGGGTCGGTTGTCCGCGATTGCGGCGCGGGTGGTGCCGGTGGTGGAGGCTGACGGGTGGTGGGCGGTGGACGGTGCCCGGTCGATCACGACGTGGGTCGCGGCCCAGGGGCGTTTGAGCCATGGGCAGGCGGGTCGGGTGGTGGCCCTCGGGCGGGCGTTTCGTGATGACCTGCCGGCGACCGCGCGGGACGCGGTCGCCGGGGTGGTGGCGCTGGAGGCCGCGCACGCGATCGCGGCCGCCGCCAACACCCCGGTACGCCGCGCCGCGTTGGGCGCACCGGTGGGGCAGTGCGGTGAGGAGTTCCTGGTGGCCCAGGCCCGGGCGCTGCCGGTGGCCCAGTTCCGGGTGCTGGCGCGTCGGTGGGCCGCGGCGGCGGACCCGGCCGCGGACGAACGCGGGTATGCCCAGGCGGTGGACCGGGAGTTCCTGGAGCTGTCCCAGACCGTCGAGGGGTGTCACCTGGCCGGGTTCTTGACCAGCGAGCACGGGCACGCCCTGGCCGCGGCGTTGCACGCGCTGGGCGGCCGGTCGGCGGACCAGGCCGGTCAACCCGCGGCGCGGCGCCGGGCCGGGGCGTTGGTGAACCTGACCCGCCTGGTCCTGGACCGGGACCTGACCGGCGCCACCGGCACCCACCGCCCGCACATCACCGCCGTGGTCGACTACCCCACCTTGCACCGCGCCCTGGACCACGCCCCCGGCGCCCCGGCAACACCGATCCCGCCGGCGGAGGAAGGAGGGACGGCCGTCCGAGACGCGACGGCACGAGACGCGACGGTCGGGGACGCGATCCCCGCGGACACGGGGCTACCTGATCCGGCGGACGACCAGTCAGCCACTGGGTTGCATGGCGCAGCCCTGCCCACGCCCCGGCCGGCGCCGACCCGGGACCGAGCCCCGGCGCCGGTCGCGGAGCCCGACCGGTTCGCGGTCGCCGACCTGGTCGGCACCGGACCCATCCCCGACACCGTCCTGGCCCGACTGGCCTGCGACTCGGCGATCACCCGCGTCGTGTTCGGACCTGCTTCCCAGATCCTGAACGTCGGGCGCACCGAACGCACCTACACCGGACCCAAACGCACCGCGATCATCGCCCGCGACCAGCACTGCCAATACCCGACCTGCGACGCCCCACCCGCCCTGTCCGAGATCCACCACACCCACCACTGGCACCGCGACCACGGCACCACCGACACCCACACCGGCATCCTGCTGTGCTGGCACCACCACACCACCGTCCACGACCGAG
This window harbors:
- a CDS encoding DUF222 domain-containing protein; translation: MSIDEVSSGAGRTPARTAARTPARTPARSATRTPATGSQGSARTPEHDAVARSAGAGSVGVVADGADGDGGADAPGVTGGQVAGGGTVAGAVAALAALTAAVDALAAVSDPTVPGGRLEGAAAVDVVREALALAGRLSAIAARVVPVVEADGWWAVDGARSITTWVAAQGRLSHGQAGRVVALGRAFRDDLPATARDAVAGVVALEAAHAIAAAANTPVRRAALGAPVGQCGEEFLVAQARALPVAQFRVLARRWAAAADPAADERGYAQAVDREFLELSQTVEGCHLAGFLTSEHGHALAAALHALGGRSADQAGQPAARRRAGALVNLTRLVLDRDLTGATGTHRPHITAVVDYPTLHRALDHAPGAPATPIPPAEEGGTAVRDATARDATVGDAIPADTGLPDPADDQSATGLHGAALPTPRPAPTRDRAPAPVAEPDRFAVADLVGTGPIPDTVLARLACDSAITRVVFGPASQILNVGRTERTYTGPKRTAIIARDQHCQYPTCDAPPALSEIHHTHHWHRDHGTTDTHTGILLCWHHHTTVHDRAIEITRHPHGHWTFTDRHGHPLRT
- a CDS encoding hemerythrin domain-containing protein, which encodes MPPVPDRLAAWGQELVEVHDRLRDELDRLLDGLDESPGLTPDLRLHCAAFCGAISRHHTSEDRTAFPALAAQYPELRDTLDGLARDHAVVAEILQRLDEVLTNPAGDPTRVRGQIDGLAAILESHFRWEERTVVAALDGLAGPALIAEQLFGRDV